A stretch of the Aegilops tauschii subsp. strangulata cultivar AL8/78 chromosome 4, Aet v6.0, whole genome shotgun sequence genome encodes the following:
- the LOC109762986 gene encoding peroxidase 4, producing the protein MAARAIVVLSLILALVAIASGGASAQLSSGFYSRSCPGMLKAVRSALHPAIARERRVGASIVRLFFHDCFVQGCDASLLLDDAPGLRGEKNATPNKNSARGFEVIDAVKAAVEGCCPGVVSCADILAIAAEESVVFLGGPSWEVKMGRRDSTTASFNGAENNIPPPTSGLANLTSLFAAQGLSQKDMVALSGAHTIGLARCTNFRDHIYNDTNIDAGFARSRQSGCPRATGSGDNNLAPLDLQTPTVFENDYYINLVQKRGLLHSDQELFNGGAADTLVREYVGSQSAFFKDFVEGMIKMGDITPLTGSNGQIRMNCRRVN; encoded by the exons ATGGCGGCGCGCGCCATTGTTGTCCTCTCGCTCATCCTCGCGCTGGTCGCCATCGCCAGCGGAGGAGCGTCGGCGCAGCTGTCGTCGGGCTTCTACTCCCGCTCGTGCCCTGGCATGCTCAAAGCCGTGCGCTCGGCGCTGCACCCGGCCATCGCCAGGGAGCGCCGCGTGGGCGCCTCCATCGTCCGCCTCTTCTTCCACGACTGCTTCGTCCAGGGCTGCGACGCCTCCCTGCTGCTGGACGACGCGCCGGGCCTGCGCGGCGAGAAGAACGCCACGCCCAACAAGAACTCCGCCAGGGGGTTCGAGGTAATCGACGCCGTCAAGGCGGCCGTCGAGGGGTGTTGTCCCGGCGTCGTCTCGTGCGCCGACATCCTCGCCATCGCCGCTGAGGAGAGCGTTGTCTTC CTGGGTGGCCCGAGCTGGGAGGTGAAGATGGGGCGGAGAGACTCGACCACGGCGAGCTTCAACGGCGCCGAGAACAACATCCCGCCGCCGACGTCGGGGCTCGCCAACCTTACGTCCCTCTTCGCCGCGCAGGGGCTCTCCCAGAAAGACATGGTCGCACTCTCAG GAGCCCACACAATCGGCCTAGCACGCTGCACAAACTTCCGGGACCACATCTACAACGACACAAACATCGACGCCGGCTTCGCCAGGAGCCGCCAGTCAGGCTGCCCTCGTGCTACCGGCTCAGGCGACAACAACCTGGCGCCGCTAGACCTGCAAACCCCCACGGTCTTCGAGAACGACTACTACATAAACCTCGTCCAGAAGAGGGGCCTCCTGCACTCAGACCAGGAGCTCTTCAATGGTGGCGCTGCCGACACGCTGGTCCGGGAGTATGTCGGTAGCCAGAGTGCCTTCTTCAAGGACTTTGTGGAGGGAATGATCAAGATGGGGGACATCACGCCGCTGACGGGGTCGAACGGACAGATCAGGATGAACTGTAGGAGGGTCAACTAA